The Halobacillus amylolyticus nucleotide sequence TTTTTCATCGACATAGCGAACGCTTTGGATTTGATCCAAAAATAAAGTAGCTGCTAGCAAATCAGCACTTCCTCCAGGTGAAGCGTTATGTTCTAGTAACGATTGATTAAGTTCTTCTAGTTTTATCCATCCTTCTGTGGCGGAGACTCCTCCACTTTCTAACACATCGTTCGCCTTTTGCTTAGCCATTTGTAAAGCGGCTAAGCCCCCTCGATGAAGAATACATGTATCGTCTAAGTGAGCAATCAAGGCCACGAGCGTTTCCAATCTGACAAGCGATTCAGAAAGCCCATTTCTCCTCGCTTCCACCAGTTTAGGAAGCGCGACTTTTGTGAGATGAGGAAACCCTGATTCAGCCTCTCCCCTAGCTCCCTTCACGCCAAATCTTGCAAAAACGCTAGAACCATGGGTCGGAAGGTTGGGGGTAAAGCGATCTGGATAGCAGGCAATTTCAGAAGCAGTCTGAATCATCCGCTTCACGTCCTGTCCTGATTGGTTCAACGCTGCACCAGACGTCAGAAGTCCGAGCACCCAAATGGCTCCTTTATGCGTGTTGATCCCACCAGTGACGTGCATCATTTTCTTTTCACCTTGGCGACCGATCGCGGCGATTTCTTCACGTAGCTGTTGGTCAGGCTCTCTAAAGTAAGAAGCTTTAGCGATCTGTCCAAAGGTTTCCCGTAACGAAACAGCCGAAGCAACCAATAAATCAAACGTCATGTCGGCGTGTGATCCAGTATCTTCGGGATCGACAAGTCCTGGCTTAGGGGCGAGCTCCGCTTCAGCGATTAGGGCCTGCACAGCCCAATCGCCGAGAACTTCACCACATTCTTTTGCGTTATTCCAAGTCATCCGACCACCCCTCCTTTACCAGCTCCGAAACTTCTCTGGAGGTTGGTAGAGACCACCTGACCACTCTACCAGCTCCTCCACATTTTTCGCAGCGAGCAAAGAGCGATTGGCTTCGGAACGGCGAATGCCT carries:
- a CDS encoding triphosphoribosyl-dephospho-CoA synthase; this translates as MTWNNAKECGEVLGDWAVQALIAEAELAPKPGLVDPEDTGSHADMTFDLLVASAVSLRETFGQIAKASYFREPDQQLREEIAAIGRQGEKKMMHVTGGINTHKGAIWVLGLLTSGAALNQSGQDVKRMIQTASEIACYPDRFTPNLPTHGSSVFARFGVKGARGEAESGFPHLTKVALPKLVEARRNGLSESLVRLETLVALIAHLDDTCILHRGGLAALQMAKQKANDVLESGGVSATEGWIKLEELNQSLLEHNASPGGSADLLAATLFLDQIQSVRYVDEKVFSTT